The following coding sequences lie in one Pontibacter sp. G13 genomic window:
- a CDS encoding sulfatase, protein MLTSHLSQFLRWRVPWIAIILLGGILSGCQISRQDPPARESDRPNFVFIAVDDLNIYNTVQGSIPGNFLEKIYPDPKLRQEVIQRLTPNLNRLAAQSLTFDRSYCASPLCGPSRTALMTGVPPHISGYYKHDQHFRGYETLTDVLTLPQHLKEQGYFTSGIGKVFHKGRSYLDRGIYSDWPDQVYSWTHWVESNVGTGPSKDAKTQVQETLSPYWNQQDLSAKSFTRFGITNLPREESNDYRNAKHIAELLVHGKARITDVHNKPQTVHLPDDQPFFLACGLFAPHLPWVVPQTFMDLFPQSEMAIDEALLQWVIQDLEDLSPTGQKVALHSPFTELREYAVELAGSGAELEAWKTVVQAYLATIAFSDANIGELLLAVEQQPRRENTIVMLWSDHGYHMGDKNRKGKTTLWEASNRCNLIIQDPRRADTHAGQRTSALASLQDLYPTISALAGLEIPAHVHGQDLSPLLDDPQTPWPHAVLNTYGAGNHALRTDQFRYLRFNNGDQELYDLQQDPFEETNLAQDPAFQPTLEALDRQLNSKLAYTRSDI, encoded by the coding sequence ATGCTTACTTCTCATCTATCTCAGTTCTTGCGATGGCGGGTTCCGTGGATCGCAATCATCCTTCTGGGAGGAATCCTATCTGGTTGCCAAATTTCTAGGCAAGACCCTCCTGCTCGGGAATCAGATCGACCCAATTTTGTGTTCATCGCCGTGGACGATCTCAATATTTACAACACAGTACAGGGCTCCATTCCGGGCAATTTTCTCGAAAAGATCTACCCAGATCCCAAGCTACGGCAGGAGGTCATCCAACGCCTGACCCCCAATCTCAACCGATTGGCGGCCCAGTCCCTGACTTTCGATCGGAGCTATTGCGCTTCGCCCCTTTGCGGGCCTTCCCGTACAGCCCTGATGACGGGCGTTCCGCCCCATATTTCGGGATACTATAAGCACGATCAGCATTTTCGGGGATACGAGACCTTGACCGATGTCCTGACTTTGCCTCAGCATCTCAAGGAACAAGGCTATTTCACCAGCGGTATCGGCAAGGTGTTCCACAAGGGCCGATCGTACCTAGACCGAGGAATCTACAGCGACTGGCCAGATCAGGTGTACTCCTGGACTCATTGGGTGGAGTCCAATGTAGGAACCGGACCGTCCAAAGATGCCAAGACCCAAGTGCAGGAAACACTCTCTCCTTATTGGAACCAGCAAGATCTGTCTGCCAAAAGCTTCACGCGATTCGGCATCACCAATCTTCCACGAGAGGAGTCCAACGACTATCGCAATGCCAAGCACATCGCTGAGCTGTTGGTTCACGGCAAAGCTCGAATCACCGATGTCCACAACAAGCCGCAGACTGTACATCTCCCTGATGATCAGCCCTTTTTCCTCGCATGCGGACTATTTGCTCCCCATCTTCCGTGGGTAGTACCCCAGACCTTCATGGATCTATTTCCCCAATCGGAAATGGCCATCGACGAGGCATTGCTCCAATGGGTGATTCAGGATTTGGAGGATCTTTCACCGACGGGTCAAAAAGTCGCTTTGCACTCGCCTTTCACGGAACTCCGCGAATATGCCGTCGAACTAGCGGGATCAGGTGCAGAATTGGAAGCGTGGAAAACGGTCGTTCAAGCGTATCTCGCTACAATCGCCTTCTCCGATGCCAATATCGGCGAATTGCTGCTTGCCGTCGAGCAGCAACCTCGGCGTGAAAACACCATTGTCATGCTATGGAGTGATCACGGATATCACATGGGAGATAAGAACCGCAAAGGCAAAACGACCCTCTGGGAAGCTTCAAATCGATGCAATCTGATCATCCAAGATCCTCGTCGAGCAGATACGCATGCTGGCCAACGCACATCGGCCTTGGCAAGTCTTCAGGATTTGTACCCGACCATTTCGGCCTTGGCAGGGCTCGAAATTCCAGCGCATGTGCACGGTCAGGACCTATCTCCCTTGCTCGACGATCCGCAGACCCCTTGGCCACATGCCGTCCTCAACACCTACGGCGCAGGCAATCATGCCTTGAGAACCGACCAATTCCGCTACCTGAGATTCAACAATGGAGATCAGGAACTCTATGACCTGCAACAAGATCCATTCGAAGAGACCAACCTAGCCCAAGACCCAGCCTTTCAACCTACCTTGGAGGCGCTTGACCGACAATTGAATTCAAAGCTAGCATACACTCGCTCAGACATTTAG
- a CDS encoding family 43 glycosylhydrolase, translating to MRKLALLMGWALTITVVCAQPPAYHIPAEPNCWREVTSFDGSKPVARHEAAYVRVGEKHYLVGGRRIQSVSIYDPARKVWSEGAAPPIELHHFQPVVWNDEIWIGGALTGKYPAETPITHFYIYNPAQDAWRTGPEIPENRRRGSTGTVVHDDKIWLVCGIEDGHRSGHKTWLDAFDPETGTWEILPDAPRARDHFQATVAEGKLYVLGGRRSKAPKNVFGDTEAAVDVFDFESGTWMTLDAQLPTPRAGSFNTRYGNEVLVIGGESGDTGRAHDEVEALDIHEHTFRSWPALEQGRHGTGVVNHHDILYVASGNGSRGGGNELPHVAMIRPIPKVAEYALEDIIMRDPCIVPVKSQQAYYLYGGTDEPWESKNLTQGVVAYKSTDLKTWRGPYPVFETPADSWSDPWAPVWAPEVHRYQGKYYLFYTHSNPAKKLVMRSGRPTQYLRATAIAVSRTPLGPFKPLSEEPVTPLDWMSLDGTLWEEEGKPWMVFCHEWWQVTDGTFELVEMAPDLTKPVGKPQTLFSASSAPWAREMSSLGFKGTGYVSDGAWLHRTPSGKLIMLWSTFSESKYAVGVATSESGTIQGPWKQAEEPLFSQNGGHGMLFRTFDGKLMFTCHAPNSMPDCRAVIYEVIEEPDGIKLGPKISQ from the coding sequence ATGCGCAAACTTGCCTTATTGATGGGTTGGGCACTGACCATTACCGTGGTCTGTGCCCAACCCCCTGCTTATCATATCCCTGCCGAACCCAACTGCTGGCGGGAAGTGACCAGTTTCGATGGCTCCAAACCCGTAGCCAGACATGAAGCCGCCTACGTTCGCGTGGGTGAAAAGCACTACCTCGTCGGAGGAAGGCGGATTCAATCCGTCTCCATCTATGATCCAGCCCGCAAAGTCTGGTCAGAAGGAGCCGCGCCCCCCATCGAGCTACACCATTTCCAACCGGTGGTCTGGAACGACGAAATCTGGATCGGTGGCGCTTTGACCGGAAAATATCCCGCAGAAACGCCTATCACACATTTTTACATTTACAATCCCGCTCAAGATGCTTGGCGGACTGGGCCGGAGATTCCCGAAAATCGCCGTCGAGGGTCTACCGGGACCGTTGTCCACGACGACAAGATCTGGTTGGTGTGCGGGATTGAAGATGGCCATCGCAGCGGACACAAAACTTGGCTGGATGCGTTCGATCCTGAAACGGGTACTTGGGAGATTCTGCCAGATGCCCCGAGAGCCCGCGATCATTTTCAGGCGACGGTCGCAGAAGGAAAACTTTATGTATTGGGAGGTCGAAGATCCAAAGCACCCAAAAATGTGTTTGGAGACACCGAAGCAGCTGTGGACGTCTTTGACTTCGAATCAGGCACTTGGATGACTTTGGATGCGCAACTTCCAACCCCGCGGGCAGGCTCATTCAATACCCGCTACGGAAATGAAGTCCTCGTTATTGGCGGAGAAAGTGGAGACACTGGGCGTGCCCACGATGAAGTGGAAGCCTTGGACATTCACGAGCATACCTTCCGCAGCTGGCCAGCATTGGAACAAGGGAGACATGGTACAGGCGTAGTGAATCACCACGATATCCTCTATGTGGCATCCGGAAATGGAAGCCGAGGCGGAGGCAACGAATTGCCCCATGTCGCAATGATCCGGCCGATTCCCAAGGTGGCAGAATATGCACTGGAAGACATCATCATGCGCGACCCGTGTATCGTCCCAGTCAAATCCCAGCAAGCCTATTACCTCTACGGTGGAACGGATGAGCCTTGGGAGTCCAAGAATCTCACGCAGGGAGTGGTCGCATACAAAAGTACAGATCTCAAAACTTGGCGAGGCCCCTACCCTGTTTTCGAAACCCCGGCGGACAGTTGGTCCGATCCTTGGGCGCCTGTCTGGGCTCCGGAAGTCCATCGCTATCAAGGCAAATATTACCTATTCTACACACATTCCAATCCAGCGAAAAAGTTGGTCATGCGATCAGGTCGCCCCACCCAATACCTCAGAGCCACTGCAATTGCCGTCTCTAGGACTCCGCTCGGCCCTTTCAAGCCATTGTCCGAAGAACCCGTTACCCCCTTGGACTGGATGAGTCTCGATGGTACGCTCTGGGAGGAAGAAGGAAAGCCTTGGATGGTCTTCTGCCATGAATGGTGGCAAGTAACGGATGGCACCTTTGAATTGGTGGAAATGGCCCCAGATCTCACAAAGCCAGTCGGAAAACCCCAAACGCTCTTCTCTGCCTCTTCGGCTCCTTGGGCAAGGGAAATGTCCTCCCTCGGATTCAAGGGCACCGGATATGTGAGTGACGGTGCTTGGCTCCACAGAACCCCTTCCGGTAAATTGATCATGCTCTGGTCGACTTTCTCCGAATCCAAATATGCCGTAGGTGTCGCCACCTCGGAGAGCGGAACCATTCAAGGCCCGTGGAAACAAGCCGAAGAACCCCTGTTCTCCCAAAACGGCGGACATGGCATGCTCTTCCGGACCTTTGACGGGAAACTCATGTTCACCTGTCATGCCCCCAACAGTATGCCGGATTGCCGTGCGGTCATCTACGAGGTGATCGAGGAACCAGACGGCATCAAGCTAGGGCCGAAAATTTCTCAATAA
- a CDS encoding carbohydrate-binding protein, which yields MARLYFWSTWMGKPALGPHSVRKMIYATSFILLISMISMQGMAQNCISAINFPGGRVAMSFDGNVHDDDDIVALPFSLAFWWAAGLQDKVVHVEYNNHVCDHGPESDGTGAGAGDDYANMRTSANGSISRFGYNSSIIYDYSTQASAAESALAAEINASTSSDPLWIICAGPMETVYRAIDAANSGYNHVTLISHSKWNQNHTDCPNDHNWADIVSDFGSLGIRFVESCGGPNTACNNTSNPLILYNQNGHTNLADNDFNTAKSQWSWMNGHSTEYIQWLYDRNPFGGKFDPSDAGMSYYLITGGPDLGGDERGNSSKAQTLLENPCSSSGGGGGTPGDITDLSATAVNCSTVTLTWSDESGETAYRIRRKLSSESTFTTLGDVNADILTYTDNSVQENLTYLYQVRPVVNNTAVAISNNPSVQIPACGSGGGGGSTPGDISDLAAVATGCGSVTLSWSDESGEDGYRIRRKVTGTSSYINLTDVSANTTSYQDNTVSANTSYTYMVRARLNNANVGISNTPNVDVPACGGGGTGAPIPGLLEAEDYDAMSGIQTENTSDAGGGQNVGFINNGDYLDFDVNVASAGTYTVMIRVATSSSGGTIQIKQGSTILGTASVSNTGGWQSWTTVSTSVSLAAGSQTLRMNFVGGSGFLFNVNWFDFSAGGARKAQAQAPRLQIQPNPTQGFIQISGPESGQPVQIFDLSGKLVMETGFSPKLNVASLPKGIYLVKITGFQPEKLIRQ from the coding sequence ATGGCTAGACTATACTTCTGGTCTACATGGATGGGCAAGCCCGCACTTGGTCCCCATTCTGTCCGAAAAATGATCTACGCAACGTCCTTCATCCTGCTGATCAGCATGATCTCGATGCAGGGAATGGCACAAAATTGTATCTCGGCGATCAACTTCCCTGGTGGTCGGGTGGCAATGAGCTTTGATGGCAATGTCCATGACGACGATGATATCGTCGCACTTCCATTCTCTCTGGCATTTTGGTGGGCGGCTGGCCTTCAAGACAAGGTGGTCCATGTGGAATACAACAACCATGTGTGCGACCACGGTCCAGAATCCGACGGTACCGGAGCTGGAGCAGGTGATGACTACGCAAACATGCGCACCTCCGCCAATGGTTCCATCAGCCGATTTGGATACAATTCTTCCATCATCTACGATTATTCGACCCAAGCTAGCGCTGCTGAATCCGCGCTCGCCGCCGAAATCAATGCCTCCACCAGTTCAGATCCTCTTTGGATCATCTGTGCGGGCCCAATGGAAACCGTCTATCGCGCTATCGATGCTGCCAACAGCGGATACAACCATGTCACCCTCATCTCCCACTCCAAGTGGAACCAGAACCATACGGACTGCCCCAATGATCACAACTGGGCAGATATCGTAAGCGACTTCGGATCGCTGGGCATCCGTTTCGTGGAGAGCTGCGGCGGCCCCAACACTGCCTGCAACAATACCAGCAACCCGCTCATCCTCTACAATCAGAATGGCCATACCAACCTGGCAGACAACGACTTCAACACCGCCAAGTCCCAGTGGAGTTGGATGAATGGTCACAGCACCGAATATATCCAATGGCTCTATGACCGCAATCCATTCGGCGGCAAATTCGATCCCTCAGATGCAGGCATGTCCTACTACCTCATCACAGGCGGACCCGACCTGGGAGGCGACGAGCGCGGAAACAGCTCCAAAGCCCAAACCCTCTTGGAAAACCCATGCAGTTCCAGCGGAGGCGGCGGAGGTACACCCGGCGACATCACCGACCTGAGCGCAACCGCAGTGAATTGCTCCACGGTGACCTTGACTTGGTCGGATGAATCTGGAGAAACGGCCTATCGCATTCGCAGGAAACTTTCATCCGAATCTACCTTCACCACGTTGGGAGATGTCAACGCGGATATCCTCACCTACACCGACAACTCCGTGCAGGAAAATCTCACCTACCTGTATCAAGTCCGGCCTGTGGTCAACAATACCGCAGTGGCCATTTCCAACAACCCTTCCGTACAGATTCCAGCATGTGGTTCTGGTGGTGGCGGAGGTAGTACACCGGGCGACATCTCGGACCTCGCAGCGGTAGCCACTGGCTGCGGCAGTGTGACGCTTTCATGGTCTGACGAATCTGGAGAAGATGGTTACCGGATTCGCAGAAAGGTAACCGGCACGTCCAGCTACATCAATTTGACCGACGTCTCCGCCAACACTACGAGTTATCAAGACAATACCGTGTCCGCCAATACCAGCTATACCTACATGGTCCGCGCGCGTCTCAACAATGCCAATGTCGGCATCTCCAACACCCCCAATGTAGACGTACCTGCCTGCGGAGGAGGAGGCACCGGCGCCCCGATCCCCGGACTGCTGGAAGCGGAAGACTATGATGCGATGAGTGGTATTCAGACCGAAAACACCTCAGATGCAGGAGGCGGACAAAATGTAGGATTCATCAACAATGGCGACTATCTCGACTTCGACGTAAATGTGGCATCTGCGGGCACCTACACGGTCATGATCCGAGTGGCCACCAGCTCCTCCGGTGGCACAATCCAGATCAAGCAAGGGTCCACCATTCTAGGGACTGCGAGTGTCTCCAACACAGGCGGTTGGCAATCCTGGACAACCGTATCCACCAGTGTCTCATTGGCAGCAGGGTCACAGACGCTAAGAATGAATTTCGTGGGAGGATCGGGATTCCTGTTCAATGTCAACTGGTTTGATTTCTCCGCAGGAGGTGCAAGAAAGGCACAGGCACAAGCCCCACGACTACAGATTCAGCCCAATCCAACTCAAGGATTCATCCAGATCAGCGGTCCAGAATCCGGCCAACCTGTTCAGATCTTTGACCTCAGTGGCAAGCTTGTCATGGAGACGGGATTCTCGCCCAAACTCAATGTGGCATCCCTCCCCAAGGGAATATATCTCGTGAAAATCACAGGCTTCCAGCCAGAAAAACTCATCAGACAGTAG
- a CDS encoding DUF5060 domain-containing protein: protein MHVRFSRIMSVLCLLAFLPTVRAQDLNNPLLKDHLVLAEQDGILAGEAEHFSKQTSTQIRRWYTTSLRRTPNITPDADTAHLADASGGAYLEILPDSRQTHDDDLIVAENFMNEPGKMAILHYPIFINTPGRYYVWVRTHSTGTEDNGIHVGIDGTWPEHGRRMQWTAKRTWAWGCKQRTQEVHTGVPMEIYLDIEEAGMHELTFSMREDGFEFDKFVLALDKEFRPEGQGPKPTVKEGTIPPAIAKQQPAKPDFRAQIAQQIPGAIFLPATEFPHGDNKFYQHKQWLALNPKDGPSATTSLPAPVTDGSYDILLLAVGENDGKSQYRVQHGNAEIGTYTAPLSKQSFETGVAFTELWEGIELKKGQPITITATLGSEDGQEYSRARWAGLVIAPITKGKDVLTVMEGKALEAPVEIVQQAQPKYRGTAKQYTPGTDGDGSVEISGELKRWHKVTLTMDGPFAAESDTEPNPFMDYRMEVTFTHASGSPSYQVPAYFAADGDAGESSADQGNKWRAHLSPDKIGEWTYQISFTRGEQVAVLDVPWAETIAPFDGMSGSFTITETDKTGRDFRAHGRLEYVGKHHLQFAGSKQYFLKAGADAPETLLAYVDFDNTVARKKNVPLKEYLPHRDDWQEGDPTWKDGKGKNLIGAIHYLSDKGVNVCSFLTYNAGGDGDNVWPFIDRDDKYHYDCSKLDQWGIVFDYAQSMGMYLHFKTQETEIDDNLRGKKHKGRILESLDGGQLGPQRRLYYRELVARFGYLNVLNWNLGEENTQTFQQRQDMAAYFDQLDPYPHNIVLHTYPNQQEQVYPPLLGTHSLLTGLSLQNHWNQVFDRTLRWVKASAESGRPWVIANDEQGSAGEGIPPDPGYNGFNETSVAYTIHDVRKQTLWGNLMAGGAGVEYYFGYKLPENDLIAQDFRSRDQSWDYCRHALEFFQQNEIPFQDMTNHDELIDNADYAKDKHCLAIPGEQYLVYLAYTETSTLDLSGVEGKFDVYWYNPRKGGALKQGRTKTLKGGKVVNIGLSPNERTQDWVVWIKRRN, encoded by the coding sequence ATGCACGTGCGATTCTCTAGGATCATGTCGGTCCTGTGCCTTTTGGCCTTTCTTCCGACTGTCCGAGCACAAGACCTGAACAATCCTTTACTCAAGGATCACCTCGTACTGGCCGAGCAAGACGGCATCCTCGCCGGAGAGGCCGAACATTTCTCCAAGCAAACTTCCACTCAAATTCGCCGTTGGTACACGACCTCGCTACGTCGTACCCCCAACATCACCCCGGATGCGGATACGGCTCACTTGGCCGACGCGAGTGGAGGAGCCTATCTGGAAATTCTACCAGATTCCCGTCAGACTCATGATGACGACCTGATCGTCGCTGAAAACTTCATGAATGAGCCGGGCAAAATGGCCATTCTCCACTACCCGATCTTCATCAACACTCCGGGGAGATACTATGTCTGGGTGCGGACCCATTCGACCGGAACCGAAGACAATGGCATTCACGTCGGAATTGATGGCACCTGGCCGGAGCACGGTCGTCGAATGCAATGGACTGCCAAACGCACATGGGCCTGGGGCTGCAAGCAGCGAACTCAGGAGGTTCACACGGGCGTTCCGATGGAAATCTACCTAGACATCGAGGAAGCGGGCATGCACGAATTAACCTTCAGCATGCGAGAAGACGGATTCGAGTTCGACAAATTCGTTTTGGCACTAGACAAGGAATTCAGGCCCGAAGGACAAGGCCCAAAGCCTACCGTCAAGGAAGGCACTATTCCACCGGCTATTGCCAAGCAACAGCCGGCCAAACCGGATTTCAGGGCCCAAATCGCTCAGCAAATCCCCGGTGCGATCTTCCTGCCGGCAACGGAGTTTCCCCACGGAGACAATAAGTTTTACCAACACAAGCAGTGGCTCGCTCTGAATCCCAAGGATGGCCCATCTGCTACCACCAGCTTGCCTGCTCCCGTAACAGATGGCAGCTATGATATCCTCCTCCTAGCTGTGGGAGAAAACGATGGAAAATCCCAGTATCGAGTCCAACATGGAAATGCTGAAATTGGCACGTACACAGCACCCCTCAGCAAGCAAAGCTTCGAGACGGGGGTAGCTTTCACCGAGCTTTGGGAAGGCATTGAATTGAAAAAAGGCCAACCCATCACCATTACCGCAACCCTTGGAAGCGAGGACGGCCAAGAATACAGCCGCGCAAGATGGGCGGGATTGGTCATTGCTCCGATCACCAAAGGAAAAGACGTGCTAACAGTCATGGAAGGGAAAGCCCTGGAAGCGCCAGTGGAGATCGTCCAGCAAGCACAGCCCAAATATCGGGGTACGGCCAAACAATACACCCCCGGAACGGATGGGGATGGATCTGTGGAGATTTCGGGAGAATTGAAGCGCTGGCACAAAGTGACTCTGACGATGGATGGGCCATTCGCAGCAGAATCGGACACCGAACCCAATCCCTTCATGGATTATCGGATGGAAGTCACTTTCACGCACGCATCCGGCAGCCCTTCCTACCAAGTGCCAGCATATTTCGCAGCAGATGGCGATGCGGGAGAATCTTCCGCCGACCAAGGCAACAAATGGCGGGCCCATCTCTCTCCAGACAAAATCGGGGAATGGACCTACCAGATATCCTTCACAAGAGGCGAGCAAGTGGCTGTACTGGATGTCCCGTGGGCAGAGACCATCGCACCATTTGATGGAATGTCTGGTTCATTCACCATCACGGAAACCGACAAAACCGGACGTGATTTCCGGGCACACGGGAGATTGGAATACGTCGGCAAACATCATTTGCAGTTTGCAGGCTCCAAACAATATTTCCTCAAAGCCGGAGCAGATGCCCCTGAGACTCTCCTGGCGTATGTGGACTTCGACAATACCGTGGCACGCAAGAAAAATGTGCCACTCAAGGAATACCTTCCCCACCGGGATGACTGGCAGGAAGGCGACCCTACTTGGAAGGACGGCAAAGGCAAAAACCTCATCGGTGCGATCCACTATCTATCCGACAAAGGGGTAAATGTATGTTCATTCCTGACCTACAATGCCGGAGGAGATGGAGACAATGTGTGGCCATTCATCGACCGAGACGACAAATACCATTATGATTGCTCCAAACTCGATCAGTGGGGAATCGTCTTCGATTATGCCCAGTCCATGGGGATGTATCTTCACTTCAAGACCCAAGAGACGGAAATCGACGACAACCTCCGCGGCAAAAAGCACAAGGGTAGGATCTTGGAATCCCTCGATGGCGGCCAGCTCGGTCCTCAACGAAGATTGTACTACCGAGAACTCGTGGCCCGATTTGGATACCTCAATGTGCTGAACTGGAACTTGGGCGAGGAAAACACCCAGACCTTCCAGCAAAGGCAGGATATGGCTGCATACTTTGACCAACTGGACCCATATCCCCACAACATTGTCCTCCATACCTATCCCAACCAGCAGGAGCAAGTATACCCACCCTTGCTGGGAACGCATTCACTGCTCACAGGGCTTTCCCTGCAAAATCATTGGAACCAGGTATTCGACCGCACCCTCAGATGGGTCAAAGCCTCCGCCGAATCGGGTAGACCTTGGGTCATAGCCAATGATGAGCAAGGCTCCGCAGGAGAAGGTATTCCACCAGATCCGGGCTATAACGGGTTCAATGAAACGTCTGTGGCATACACCATTCACGATGTACGGAAACAGACACTTTGGGGCAACCTCATGGCTGGAGGAGCCGGCGTGGAGTATTACTTCGGGTACAAACTCCCTGAAAATGACCTCATTGCACAGGATTTCAGAAGTCGGGACCAGTCTTGGGATTATTGCCGCCATGCGTTGGAATTCTTCCAGCAAAACGAGATCCCCTTCCAAGACATGACCAATCACGACGAGCTGATCGACAACGCCGACTATGCCAAGGACAAACACTGTCTGGCCATTCCGGGAGAACAGTACCTCGTGTATCTGGCCTATACCGAAACCTCCACGCTAGATCTATCCGGCGTGGAAGGAAAATTCGATGTCTATTGGTACAATCCCCGCAAAGGTGGAGCATTGAAGCAAGGTAGAACCAAGACCCTAAAGGGGGGAAAAGTAGTCAACATCGGCCTTTCACCCAACGAACGAACCCAAGACTGGGTCGTCTGGATCAAGCGACGTAATTAA